In the Bdellovibrionales bacterium genome, ACCCACTGAAATCTTGGACTCTCGCAGGCTTGAGCATGCGGGAGTGCCAGCTTTTGGTGGCGTCGATGACGGACGCAGAAGTGAAAGTGAGCTGGGCGCACCACGAGAATTGGACCGAGTGGAAGCCGCTCAGCGAACCTGAATGCCACGATCTGTTTGGCTATAAAGACAGTGCCCACGGCGAATTGCCGGCGGTGCCGCAAATCACTCAGGAAGACGATCACGAAATCACGCAGGTCCGCATGGTCACGGTGGGCGTGCAGAAGCGTGAACTGATTGCGCGTAAATTTACCCGTTACGAAGCCAAAGTGCCGGTGGAAATCGTTGTTGGTTCAAACACCTTTTCGACGAGTACATTGGATATGTCCGAGGGCGGCTTTTGTTTTGAAGACAAGTTGCCGGACTGGGTGGCGGGCTACTTCACGGTTGTGTTGAACACGCCAGAAAAGATGTTTGAATTCACCTGTTTCTTAGCGGAAGACCAAAAGAAGGACAAATTCCGCGCCGAAGTTGCTCCGACAACGTCAGAGCAAGTCATCAACGAATTCCGAGCATGGCTAGAAACTAAGAAGTTTCCAGCCGTTGCCCAACGCTAGCTCCTAGGTGCCCGCGGCCCGCGTGCATATTCGCCCGAGCCTCCGAATACCCCCAAGCCA is a window encoding:
- a CDS encoding PilZ domain-containing protein — its product is MFSLFVRRPWAIHNPLKSWTLAGLSMRECQLLVASMTDAEVKVSWAHHENWTEWKPLSEPECHDLFGYKDSAHGELPAVPQITQEDDHEITQVRMVTVGVQKRELIARKFTRYEAKVPVEIVVGSNTFSTSTLDMSEGGFCFEDKLPDWVAGYFTVVLNTPEKMFEFTCFLAEDQKKDKFRAEVAPTTSEQVINEFRAWLETKKFPAVAQR